The Yersinia intermedia genome window below encodes:
- a CDS encoding AMP nucleosidase → MKGDLLNQSQNTLHLSASEAIDRLETLYESALAALRDAISAFIRDGALPDVGERAKGLFSYPQLSVSWDGRFRDRQRTRAYGRFSRTGQYSTTVTRPTLFRDYLTEQLTLLESEYGAVFEVTPSQQEMPYPFVIDGSDLILDRSMTAGLAQHFPTTDLAKIGDGITDGIDTATADFPLSHFDALRTDFSLARLKHYTGTPAEHIQPYILFTNYSRYVDEFVSWACEQILDPASPYKALSCAGGSYITAEHADPEKTTSDLAWKKHQMPAYHLIAEGGHGITLVNIGVGPSNAKTICDHLAVLRPHAWLMIGHCGGLRESQAIGDYVLAHAYLRDDHVLDAVLPPDIPIPSIAEVQRALYDATKAVSGMPGVEVKQRLRTGTVVTSDDRNWELRFSASALRFSLSRAVAVDMESATIAAQGYRFRVPYGTLLCVSDKPLHGEIKLPGQANHFYEGAISEHLQIGIRAIDLLRAEGDQLHSRKLRTFNEPPFR, encoded by the coding sequence ATGAAAGGAGATCTCTTGAATCAATCACAAAATACTCTTCACCTATCAGCCAGCGAAGCGATTGATAGACTTGAGACGCTATACGAGTCAGCACTTGCGGCATTGCGTGATGCCATTAGCGCTTTTATTCGCGATGGCGCTCTGCCGGATGTTGGTGAAAGGGCTAAGGGCTTGTTTTCATATCCGCAGCTCAGCGTCAGTTGGGACGGGAGATTCCGTGACCGCCAGCGGACCCGCGCTTATGGGCGTTTTTCCCGGACCGGACAATACAGTACTACTGTTACAAGACCCACACTGTTTCGCGACTATCTAACAGAGCAACTGACCTTGCTTGAAAGTGAGTATGGCGCGGTGTTTGAAGTGACACCGTCACAACAGGAAATGCCATATCCTTTTGTGATCGATGGTTCTGACCTCATTCTTGATCGGTCGATGACGGCGGGCCTTGCTCAACACTTCCCAACAACGGATTTGGCAAAAATAGGTGATGGCATTACGGATGGTATCGATACGGCTACGGCTGACTTCCCTTTATCGCATTTCGATGCCTTGCGGACTGATTTTTCACTGGCGCGGCTAAAACATTACACCGGCACGCCCGCAGAACATATTCAGCCTTATATCCTTTTTACTAATTACAGCCGCTATGTTGATGAATTTGTCAGTTGGGCTTGTGAGCAGATCCTCGATCCTGCCAGCCCTTATAAAGCCTTATCCTGCGCTGGAGGTAGCTATATAACGGCGGAACATGCTGATCCTGAAAAGACCACCTCAGATCTGGCGTGGAAAAAACATCAGATGCCGGCATATCACTTAATTGCAGAAGGGGGTCATGGCATTACTTTAGTGAATATTGGCGTCGGCCCATCCAATGCTAAAACGATTTGTGACCATCTGGCGGTGCTGCGGCCCCATGCATGGTTGATGATTGGGCATTGTGGTGGGTTGCGTGAAAGTCAGGCGATCGGCGATTATGTGCTGGCGCATGCCTATCTGCGTGATGACCATGTGCTGGATGCGGTACTGCCACCCGATATCCCGATCCCAAGTATCGCTGAGGTTCAGCGGGCATTGTACGACGCGACCAAAGCGGTGAGTGGTATGCCCGGTGTTGAAGTCAAACAGCGGCTGCGCACCGGGACGGTTGTCACCTCTGATGATCGCAACTGGGAACTGCGTTTTTCTGCCTCAGCACTGCGTTTTAGCTTAAGCCGTGCGGTTGCCGTTGATATGGAAAGTGCCACCATTGCGGCTCAAGGTTATCGCTTCCGAGTGCCTTATGGCACCTTACTCTGTGTTTCAGATAAACCGCTGCATGGCGAAATCAAGTTGCCGGGGCAAGCTAACCATTTCTATGAAGGTGCTATTTCTGAGCATTTGCAGATTGGTATTCGGGCAATAGATTTATTGCGCGCTGAGGGTGATCAACTGCATTCGCGCAAACTGCGTACTTTTAACGAGCCGCCGTTCCGCTAA
- a CDS encoding LysR family transcriptional regulator, which translates to MNIKLLKAFVMLAQKGNYNEAAQALCITQPALSKQINLLESMLNIHLFSRGRHGAQLTPSGQQLLAEAEKVINQADFFLQHAARVAKGIEGFISIGFGLSTFYTAPHCIARFREQFPAVAITLEDIPSAQQYALLTHGELQIGFVRVPPKAPLHFHPLFEDRLVLVTPQDKALTLDAWLKNLPLLRLYTERGRGLNAQIDLFLQSNQLYAPAMQEVEDIQTILALVIAGIGVALLPQSVVHIAPPTMNVIALSGNNLSWQVGIAWNNTIPDLVRDNFIKMVIEHNRQNID; encoded by the coding sequence GTGAATATTAAGTTGCTAAAGGCCTTTGTTATGCTGGCACAAAAAGGCAATTACAATGAAGCAGCGCAGGCGCTTTGTATCACGCAACCGGCTCTGTCCAAGCAGATTAACTTATTGGAATCAATGCTAAATATTCATCTGTTCTCACGCGGGCGGCATGGTGCGCAACTGACACCTTCCGGCCAACAGTTGCTAGCAGAGGCTGAGAAAGTGATTAATCAGGCTGATTTTTTTCTACAACATGCCGCCAGAGTGGCTAAAGGCATCGAAGGGTTTATATCGATAGGTTTTGGATTGTCGACTTTCTATACTGCCCCACACTGTATCGCGAGATTCAGGGAGCAGTTTCCTGCCGTTGCCATTACGTTGGAGGATATCCCCTCGGCCCAGCAATATGCGTTACTAACCCACGGTGAGCTGCAAATAGGATTTGTTCGAGTGCCGCCCAAAGCACCACTACATTTTCATCCCTTATTTGAAGATCGCCTGGTGCTGGTAACTCCGCAAGATAAGGCGCTAACACTCGACGCATGGTTAAAAAATCTGCCGTTACTGCGTTTATATACCGAACGTGGGCGTGGGCTAAATGCACAAATTGACCTGTTCTTACAGTCAAACCAACTCTACGCGCCAGCGATGCAAGAAGTTGAGGATATCCAGACCATACTCGCACTGGTGATTGCCGGTATCGGAGTGGCATTACTGCCGCAGAGTGTGGTGCATATCGCGCCCCCGACGATGAATGTTATCGCGCTCAGCGGCAATAACCTTAGTTGGCAAGTGGGTATCGCCTGGAATAATACTATTCCTGATTTGGTGCGGGATAATTTTATTAAAATGGTCATCGAGCATAACCGGCAAAATATCGATTGA
- a CDS encoding nitrilase family protein, with product MTESQLITVATVQFQHQANNKQYNLLVIEKFIEQAALQNIKILAFPEMCISGYWHVPKLTAVQVNALAESIENSPSIALVRALAIKYQMLIGVGLIERADDGRLYNAYVACMPDGSFHTHRKLHAFEHPAINSGDCYTVFDTPWGVKVGILICWDNNLVENVRATTLLGADILLAPHQTGGTHSRSPYGMKPIPLELWEQRVERKEEMTAAIRGINGREWLMRWLPARAHDNGLFILFSNGIGADDDEVRTGNAMILDPYGRIINETWEAADMMVCAELDLSLIPLSTGRRWIYGRRPELYTILTERQGYERDAISARFADDAPVMKNR from the coding sequence GTGACTGAATCACAATTGATAACAGTAGCAACAGTGCAGTTTCAGCATCAAGCCAATAACAAACAATATAATCTGTTGGTTATTGAGAAGTTTATCGAGCAGGCAGCTCTGCAAAACATTAAAATATTAGCCTTTCCAGAAATGTGTATCTCTGGATATTGGCATGTCCCTAAGTTGACAGCGGTGCAAGTCAATGCGCTGGCGGAATCGATAGAAAATAGCCCATCAATCGCCTTGGTTCGTGCGCTAGCAATCAAATATCAAATGCTTATTGGTGTCGGCCTGATTGAACGGGCAGATGACGGGCGACTCTATAACGCTTATGTTGCCTGCATGCCTGATGGCTCTTTTCACACTCATCGCAAACTCCATGCTTTTGAGCATCCAGCCATTAACAGCGGCGATTGTTACACGGTTTTTGACACACCGTGGGGTGTCAAAGTGGGCATCCTTATCTGCTGGGATAACAATTTGGTGGAGAATGTTCGCGCCACCACCTTACTGGGTGCGGATATATTATTGGCACCACATCAAACCGGTGGAACTCACTCCCGCAGCCCTTATGGCATGAAGCCCATTCCACTGGAGCTATGGGAACAACGTGTTGAACGAAAAGAAGAAATGACGGCAGCGATTCGTGGCATCAATGGTCGGGAATGGTTGATGCGTTGGTTACCTGCCAGGGCACATGATAATGGTTTATTTATTCTGTTCAGTAATGGTATTGGGGCAGATGATGATGAAGTGCGCACCGGTAATGCGATGATACTGGACCCGTATGGCCGCATCATTAATGAAACCTGGGAAGCCGCCGACATGATGGTGTGCGCCGAGCTGGATCTCTCTTTGATCCCACTCAGTACTGGGCGGCGCTGGATCTATGGCCGCCGCCCAGAGTTATACACCATTTTGACCGAGCGGCAAGGTTATGAACGAGATGCTATTTCGGCGCGATTTGCCGACGACGCCCCTGTCATGAAAAACAGATAG
- the apbE gene encoding FAD:protein FMN transferase ApbE encodes MAPIFAQVVVLSAMLGLLTACNDVQTRPQINIEGKTMGTFYSVKISGEIAQSPQQLQQEVDALLEQANDDISTYRKTSVLSRFNQYRGTQPQPIPQGMADIILQAQRIGRDTQGAMNITVGPLVNLWGFGPEKQPINIPSQAQIDGALKQVGLQHLKLISDNHGEWLQKDLPDLYVDLSTMGEGYGVDQLVNLMMRKGITNYLVSVGGAVSTRGVNGQGQPWRVAIQQPTDKENAVQALVDLQGYSISTSGSYRNYFELKGQRYSHVLDPVTGRPINHKLVSATVIATSALEADGWDTGLMVLGTEKALKLAEEKGLAVYLITKTDKGFSAVMTPQFKAFLLPNQH; translated from the coding sequence ATGGCCCCTATTTTTGCCCAAGTTGTCGTACTGAGTGCGATGCTCGGTCTATTGACAGCGTGTAATGATGTACAGACGCGGCCGCAGATTAATATCGAAGGTAAAACCATGGGGACCTTCTATAGCGTCAAAATCAGTGGAGAAATCGCACAAAGCCCGCAACAGCTCCAGCAAGAGGTAGATGCACTGCTGGAACAGGCCAATGATGATATTTCTACCTATCGTAAAACGTCCGTACTTTCCCGGTTTAACCAATATCGGGGTACACAACCGCAGCCCATTCCCCAGGGGATGGCCGATATTATCTTACAGGCCCAACGTATTGGTCGTGATACTCAGGGCGCGATGAATATTACTGTCGGCCCGTTAGTTAATTTATGGGGGTTTGGCCCGGAAAAACAGCCGATTAACATACCCAGCCAAGCTCAGATAGACGGCGCGCTTAAGCAGGTAGGGTTACAACATCTGAAACTGATCAGTGATAACCACGGCGAATGGCTACAAAAAGATCTGCCTGATTTATATGTCGACTTGTCCACCATGGGGGAAGGCTATGGCGTTGATCAATTGGTTAATCTGATGATGCGAAAAGGGATTACTAACTATCTGGTCTCGGTTGGCGGTGCCGTTTCCACCCGTGGTGTTAACGGTCAGGGCCAACCCTGGCGGGTCGCGATTCAGCAACCAACGGATAAAGAAAATGCCGTGCAAGCGCTGGTTGATCTGCAAGGTTACAGTATCAGTACCTCTGGCAGTTATCGTAACTATTTTGAACTAAAGGGTCAGCGTTATTCTCATGTTTTAGACCCTGTAACCGGCAGACCAATAAACCATAAGTTGGTTTCGGCCACGGTGATTGCAACCAGTGCCCTGGAAGCCGATGGCTGGGATACCGGGCTGATGGTGCTGGGGACCGAAAAGGCGTTAAAACTGGCGGAAGAAAAAGGGCTGGCAGTGTATCTGATCACCAAAACTGACAAGGGTTTCAGTGCGGTGATGACGCCACAATTCAAGGCATTCTTGTTACCCAATCAGCATTAA
- a CDS encoding dimethylarginine dimethylaminohydrolase family protein, whose amino-acid sequence MHFTQAIARLPAATCGSGQTTSQLGAPDITVTGHQFLAYVDTLLRLGLKVTILPAAPAFPDAHFVEDTAVVMPELAVITHPGAPSRQGEVETIEPLFTDRPVFRMSNQGHLDGGDVLLVDKQFFIGLTSRTDEVGISEFTAAVERYGYRVTPIAVSAGLHLKSIVNYVGRNTLLLTEDYQHHPAFSTFNTIVIPEDESYAGNTLWINDTLITPQGYPYTLAQIEKLGMPIIQLDTSEFKKMDGGLTCLSLRF is encoded by the coding sequence ATGCACTTTACTCAAGCCATTGCCAGACTCCCAGCGGCTACCTGCGGTAGCGGCCAGACCACGTCCCAATTGGGTGCCCCAGATATTACAGTGACGGGTCACCAGTTTTTGGCCTATGTTGATACCTTGCTTCGTCTGGGTCTGAAAGTGACTATTTTACCGGCAGCACCGGCATTCCCCGATGCGCATTTTGTTGAGGATACCGCTGTCGTCATGCCGGAACTGGCGGTGATAACCCATCCTGGGGCACCCAGCCGCCAAGGCGAAGTGGAGACTATCGAACCGCTATTTACCGACCGTCCAGTCTTTCGGATGAGCAACCAAGGCCATCTTGATGGCGGCGATGTGCTGTTGGTGGACAAACAATTTTTTATCGGCCTGACCTCACGCACTGATGAAGTAGGGATTAGCGAATTTACCGCAGCCGTCGAGCGCTATGGCTATCGGGTAACGCCAATAGCAGTGAGTGCAGGGTTACACCTGAAATCGATTGTTAACTATGTAGGGCGTAACACTTTGTTGCTGACAGAGGATTATCAGCACCATCCTGCGTTTTCTACGTTTAATACCATTGTTATTCCTGAAGATGAGTCTTACGCCGGTAATACGTTGTGGATCAATGATACGTTGATTACACCACAAGGTTATCCTTATACGTTGGCGCAAATTGAAAAGCTGGGGATGCCAATTATTCAACTTGATACCAGTGAATTTAAAAAAATGGATGGTGGGCTGACTTGCCTCTCACTTCGTTTCTAA
- a CDS encoding ABC transporter substrate-binding protein, whose translation MKKTLAAILTGLILSAPVAAQGIDTISFGVDGGYPPFDVLSPSGEITGFDIDIANALCENLHAKCVFVKQPFESMIAALNARKFDAIIASLTITEERKKEVDFTDRYYRSAAQLVARKGSPLLPDTASLKGKTVGVQTGSIHETYAKKHWGGQGVKIVSYANQDNVYLDLMSGRINASLQDNIQAASSFIDTPRGQKFAFAGPVIQDETISSDVGIAVGKDNPALRDALNGAIKAIRADGTYDAIQKKYFSFDIYGN comes from the coding sequence ATGAAAAAGACATTAGCTGCAATACTGACCGGCTTGATACTTTCCGCGCCCGTGGCGGCTCAGGGCATTGACACTATTAGCTTTGGTGTAGACGGAGGTTATCCCCCTTTTGATGTCCTTTCCCCCAGTGGCGAAATCACCGGCTTTGATATCGATATTGCAAATGCCTTGTGTGAAAACCTGCATGCGAAGTGTGTATTCGTTAAACAACCCTTTGAAAGTATGATTGCGGCACTTAATGCCCGTAAGTTCGATGCAATTATTGCGTCGCTGACCATTACGGAAGAACGCAAAAAAGAAGTGGATTTCACTGATCGCTACTACCGCAGTGCCGCACAATTAGTGGCGCGCAAAGGCAGCCCGCTGTTGCCGGACACCGCCAGCTTGAAAGGTAAAACTGTCGGCGTGCAAACCGGTTCAATCCATGAGACCTATGCGAAAAAGCATTGGGGTGGGCAAGGGGTGAAAATCGTCTCTTACGCCAATCAGGACAATGTCTATCTGGATCTGATGTCCGGGCGCATCAACGCGTCGTTACAAGATAACATTCAGGCTGCCAGTAGCTTTATTGATACCCCTCGTGGGCAGAAGTTTGCTTTTGCTGGCCCGGTTATCCAAGACGAAACTATCTCATCTGATGTGGGGATCGCCGTTGGTAAAGACAATCCAGCGTTACGCGATGCATTGAATGGCGCGATTAAGGCGATCCGTGCTGATGGTACTTATGACGCCATTCAGAAAAAATATTTCAGCTTCGATATTTACGGCAACTGA
- a CDS encoding ABC transporter permease — protein sequence MVAEYLPLLAQGAGLSLCVMLLSLAVALVLGLINAVIKLFGPRWLRWISTGYTTLVRGIPELVIMLLLFFGGEMLVNGFLSLLGVGPVRFNTFISGVLAIGIVFGAYYTETFRGAFQTVDRGQLEAAIAYGMSPAQVFRRIMLPQMLSFAIPGINNNWLGLMKASALISILGLEDMVWLAEQAGRATQKPFLFYFLVAMIYMVITALSSWGFSLLSRRYALSTSSAARQG from the coding sequence ATGGTAGCAGAATATTTGCCTTTACTGGCACAGGGAGCGGGGTTGTCACTGTGTGTGATGCTGCTGTCACTGGCGGTGGCACTGGTACTTGGGTTGATCAATGCAGTTATCAAACTGTTTGGTCCGCGCTGGTTGCGCTGGATATCAACCGGATACACCACATTGGTGCGAGGTATTCCTGAACTGGTGATTATGTTGCTACTCTTTTTCGGTGGCGAAATGCTGGTGAATGGGTTCCTCAGTTTATTGGGCGTGGGGCCGGTTCGCTTCAACACCTTTATCTCTGGTGTGTTGGCCATCGGTATTGTGTTCGGCGCTTACTACACTGAAACCTTCCGGGGCGCATTTCAAACAGTTGATCGTGGTCAGTTAGAGGCGGCAATCGCTTACGGTATGAGTCCTGCTCAGGTCTTCCGGCGCATTATGTTGCCGCAGATGCTCAGTTTTGCCATTCCGGGGATCAATAATAACTGGCTTGGTTTAATGAAAGCGTCGGCGTTGATATCCATTTTGGGATTGGAAGATATGGTGTGGCTGGCTGAACAGGCAGGGCGGGCGACACAAAAACCGTTCTTATTTTACTTCCTGGTGGCGATGATTTACATGGTCATCACCGCGCTTTCTAGCTGGGGATTCAGTCTGCTTTCACGGCGCTATGCGCTGTCAACCTCTAGTGCAGCGAGGCAAGGATGA
- a CDS encoding ABC transporter permease, with protein MNLQTMLEAAPTFLYSDGSDVTGLAMTAKLFLLSVVPGLLLALLMAVGQAFGPRPLSWFIRSITYFFRSTPLYLQLMLIYYGLSQFDIVQLGWQDDQPFWLLFRDATFCATLALVLNTSAYVAELLAGMMVTFPRQEWVAGEAFGMSQWQIIRRLVLPATLRRGIPALNNEMVFLLHATSLASTVTLLDITGVARSLYAATYSPFIPFLMAAALYLLCTFMLIYLFSRAERRWLAFARHD; from the coding sequence ATGAATCTGCAAACCATGCTGGAAGCTGCACCGACATTTTTGTATAGCGATGGGTCGGATGTTACCGGGTTGGCCATGACCGCTAAGCTGTTTCTACTGTCCGTAGTGCCGGGTTTATTGCTGGCGCTACTGATGGCGGTAGGGCAAGCTTTTGGCCCACGCCCGCTATCCTGGTTTATCCGCAGCATAACTTATTTTTTCCGTAGCACGCCGCTCTATCTGCAATTGATGCTGATCTACTACGGTTTGTCACAGTTTGACATCGTGCAGTTGGGTTGGCAGGACGACCAACCGTTCTGGCTGCTGTTCCGTGATGCCACCTTCTGTGCCACGCTCGCGTTGGTGCTCAATACCAGTGCTTATGTGGCAGAATTATTGGCGGGAATGATGGTGACGTTTCCCCGTCAGGAATGGGTGGCGGGCGAAGCTTTTGGCATGAGCCAATGGCAGATTATTCGCCGGCTGGTATTGCCCGCAACGCTGCGGCGCGGTATTCCGGCGCTGAATAACGAGATGGTATTCCTGCTACACGCCACCTCGCTTGCCAGTACCGTAACGCTATTGGATATTACCGGAGTGGCACGCTCGTTATATGCCGCAACCTATTCACCGTTTATACCGTTCCTGATGGCGGCGGCGCTCTACCTGTTATGCACCTTCATGCTGATTTACCTATTTTCACGCGCAGAACGGCGCTGGCTGGCATTTGCCCGTCACGATTAA
- a CDS encoding Lrp/AsnC family transcriptional regulator codes for MEKKARLDRIDKKILEILSQDGRISYQKLSEQVNLTARPCLERVRLLERAGIIRGYSAIIELPEPAHAFVIQAQIALADHGHSQAAFEQEVCKTPEVLDCWLVGGSFDFLVRIGCRNMEHYRLLADSWLTSKKFRVDKIVTLTELQTIKRT; via the coding sequence GTGGAAAAGAAAGCCCGGCTTGACCGAATTGACAAAAAAATCCTTGAAATACTGAGCCAGGATGGTCGCATCTCTTATCAAAAGCTCTCTGAACAGGTAAACCTTACCGCTCGCCCTTGTCTGGAGCGCGTGCGGCTACTGGAGCGTGCCGGTATTATCCGCGGTTACAGCGCTATTATTGAGTTGCCGGAACCTGCGCATGCTTTTGTTATACAAGCACAAATTGCACTGGCCGACCACGGGCACTCCCAGGCGGCATTCGAACAGGAAGTGTGCAAAACGCCGGAGGTGCTGGACTGTTGGTTGGTCGGTGGCAGCTTCGATTTCCTGGTGCGCATTGGTTGTCGTAACATGGAACACTACCGGTTACTGGCTGATAGTTGGCTGACCAGTAAAAAATTCCGCGTCGATAAAATCGTCACCCTGACTGAATTACAAACCATCAAACGCACTTAA
- a CDS encoding succinylglutamate desuccinylase/aspartoacylase family protein, with translation MKINNHKLPEHALGGQRQLTSFHFGQQGSGEKIYLQAGLHADELPGMLVLHYLKRLLSQAERRGEIQSEIIIVPLANPVGIAQVLLNSGIGRFDLGSGRNFNRDFPDLAQGVQTRLASWSLTDSVDMRQHVRVAMVEALQDLPASSEVAALRQHLLRLACDADLVLDLHCDDHAILHMYADPAWREPAETLARFLDIGTVLLSQDSGGGSFDEACSLPWHRLAAHYPALKLEPGCMAVTLELRGQQDVSHALASADAERLYHYLQYRGAVKGQSLVIPKREVTLLPFTAGEIVTAPASGILLLLRQPGEWVGKDEVVAEIIDPLTDTVKAVRAQAGGIIYASRRAPFVTLGAEVMKIAGKTPYTGGGGLAL, from the coding sequence ATGAAAATCAATAATCATAAGTTACCTGAACATGCCCTGGGTGGGCAGCGTCAATTAACCAGCTTTCATTTTGGCCAGCAAGGCTCAGGTGAAAAAATCTATCTACAAGCTGGCCTGCATGCTGATGAACTGCCCGGCATGCTGGTATTACATTATCTTAAAAGATTACTGAGTCAGGCGGAACGGCGCGGTGAAATTCAGAGCGAAATAATTATTGTGCCGCTTGCCAACCCAGTAGGTATTGCGCAAGTGCTCCTTAATAGTGGTATCGGCCGTTTTGATCTGGGCAGTGGCCGCAATTTCAACCGTGATTTCCCTGATCTGGCTCAAGGGGTACAAACGCGGCTGGCATCGTGGTCACTCACTGATAGTGTTGATATGCGGCAACACGTTCGTGTTGCCATGGTTGAGGCATTGCAGGATTTGCCCGCCAGCAGTGAAGTCGCAGCGCTGCGCCAACACTTGTTAAGACTGGCTTGTGATGCGGACCTGGTGCTGGATCTGCATTGTGATGATCACGCTATTTTGCACATGTACGCTGATCCTGCCTGGCGTGAACCCGCCGAAACCTTGGCTCGGTTCTTAGATATTGGCACCGTATTACTGTCGCAAGATAGCGGGGGTGGATCCTTTGATGAGGCTTGCAGCTTGCCATGGCACCGGTTAGCGGCGCACTATCCGGCGTTAAAACTTGAACCGGGCTGCATGGCGGTGACGCTAGAATTACGGGGTCAACAGGATGTTAGCCACGCGTTGGCCAGTGCTGACGCCGAGCGCCTTTATCACTATTTGCAGTACCGTGGCGCAGTCAAAGGCCAATCTTTGGTTATTCCGAAGCGGGAAGTCACTCTGTTGCCGTTTACGGCGGGTGAGATAGTGACAGCACCTGCCAGTGGCATTTTGCTGTTATTACGCCAGCCGGGTGAATGGGTTGGGAAAGATGAAGTGGTAGCTGAAATTATTGATCCGCTCACCGATACGGTAAAAGCGGTTCGCGCTCAGGCTGGCGGCATTATCTACGCCAGTCGGCGGGCACCTTTTGTCACATTGGGGGCAGAAGTGATGAAAATTGCAGGCAAAACCCCCTACACCGGTGGCGGGGGGTTGGCGTTGTGA
- the norW gene encoding NADH:flavorubredoxin reductase NorW, with amino-acid sequence MTDNIIIVGSGFAARQVVKNIRKLDPQVPIQMIAADSGVDYNKPDLSHVFSLQQSADDLTRLSAEKFAEENNLTLHTAMLVTAIERHTKRVFCGDRAFNYHKLVLATGASALVPTVPGSEMIVTFNSQNEYRQHQDMLQKASRVLVLGGGLIGTELAMDLQRSGKQVILVDKAHSLLASVMPVEISSRLQHRLSQRGVTLVFNQELRGVMKVANGLRVELGSGQTYTVDAVIAAIGLKPKTALAAAAGLDIGRGIKVNNQLQTADPDIFAVGDCAEVEGKVLPFLQPILVGAMTLAKNILGGATSLTLPPMLVKVKTPDLPLYFAGETNREDLHWEICLTPQGIVARGTDSSHQLRGFVVSEEQTQQAFPLLRELSV; translated from the coding sequence ATGACAGATAACATTATTATTGTGGGTTCAGGTTTTGCCGCCCGCCAAGTGGTTAAAAACATCCGTAAACTTGACCCACAAGTGCCAATCCAGATGATCGCCGCTGACAGTGGCGTGGATTATAATAAACCTGATTTAAGTCATGTATTTAGTCTTCAGCAGAGCGCTGACGATCTCACACGGTTGTCGGCCGAGAAGTTTGCCGAAGAAAATAATCTTACTTTGCATACAGCGATGTTGGTCACCGCCATTGAGCGGCACACTAAACGCGTTTTTTGTGGTGATCGGGCATTTAATTACCATAAATTAGTGCTGGCTACCGGGGCGTCCGCACTGGTTCCGACCGTGCCCGGTAGCGAGATGATCGTTACATTTAATAGCCAAAATGAATACCGGCAACATCAAGATATGTTGCAAAAGGCATCGCGTGTTTTAGTGCTGGGCGGCGGGTTAATCGGGACGGAGTTGGCAATGGACCTACAGCGTTCTGGTAAGCAGGTGATTTTGGTGGATAAGGCACACAGTTTACTGGCCTCTGTTATGCCAGTGGAGATCAGTAGCCGCTTACAACACCGTCTCAGTCAGCGTGGTGTTACCCTGGTATTCAATCAAGAATTACGCGGTGTAATGAAAGTCGCCAACGGCTTGCGAGTAGAGCTTGGATCAGGGCAAACATATACCGTTGATGCTGTCATTGCTGCGATTGGTTTAAAACCGAAAACGGCCCTCGCCGCTGCCGCAGGTCTTGATATTGGGCGCGGTATTAAGGTCAATAATCAGTTACAAACGGCTGATCCAGATATCTTTGCCGTAGGTGATTGTGCCGAGGTCGAGGGGAAAGTACTGCCATTTTTGCAGCCCATATTAGTGGGAGCCATGACACTGGCAAAAAATATTCTAGGGGGAGCCACGTCTCTCACCCTGCCGCCGATGTTAGTTAAAGTCAAAACACCTGATCTACCGCTCTATTTCGCTGGCGAAACCAACCGCGAAGATCTCCACTGGGAGATATGCCTGACGCCACAGGGGATAGTGGCGCGTGGCACTGATAGTTCACATCAATTACGCGGGTTCGTCGTCAGCGAAGAACAGACCCAACAGGCTTTCCCCCTATTACGTGAACTGAGTGTTTAA